One Lottiidibacillus patelloidae DNA window includes the following coding sequences:
- a CDS encoding YqzK family protein, with amino-acid sequence MSQFFNLLYDTIKVFIFFVAFTLLFYYGIVWLNDEYEGYHKYDQPQGGAVKVIGNKQEEVPVFSLKRLYFYYHYGE; translated from the coding sequence ATGAGTCAGTTTTTTAATTTACTTTACGATACGATTAAAGTCTTTATATTTTTCGTAGCATTTACCTTATTATTTTATTATGGAATAGTTTGGTTAAATGATGAATATGAAGGGTACCACAAGTACGACCAGCCACAAGGTGGTGCAGTTAAAGTTATCGGTAATAAGCAAGAAGAAGTACCTGTATTTTCTCTTAAACGACTTTATTTTTATTACCACTATGGTGAGTAA
- the deoB gene encoding phosphopentomutase — protein sequence MTTKQPFKRVFIIVMDSVGIGEAPDAEKFNDLGSDTLGHIAEEMNGLHMPNMGKLGLSNIREIKGIEKAASPLAYYGKMQEASNGKDTMTGHWELMGLHIENPFRTFPDGFPDELIQELEERTGRKVIGNKPASGTEILDELGKDHVESGALIVYTSADSVLQIAAHEEVVPIEELYDICKLARELTLDEKYMVGRIIARPFVGEPGKWERTSNRHDYALKPFGRTVMNELKDSGYDVIAIGKISDIYDNEGVTKSLRTISNMDGMDKLVDTLAMDFKGISFLNLVDFDAKFGHRRDPIGYGKALEEYDARLPEVLEGLKEDDLLLITADHGNDPVHHGTDHTREYVPLLAYSKRFSSGNDLGVLSTFADLGATVAHNFNVKAPLLGKSFLDKITLSED from the coding sequence ATGACGACAAAACAACCGTTTAAAAGAGTTTTTATCATTGTAATGGATTCGGTAGGGATTGGAGAAGCACCAGATGCTGAAAAGTTTAATGATTTAGGATCTGATACTTTAGGACATATTGCTGAAGAAATGAATGGACTACATATGCCAAACATGGGGAAATTGGGTTTAAGTAATATCCGTGAAATTAAAGGTATTGAAAAAGCAGCATCGCCATTAGCTTATTATGGCAAAATGCAAGAAGCATCAAATGGTAAAGATACAATGACTGGTCATTGGGAATTAATGGGCTTACACATTGAAAATCCATTCCGAACTTTTCCAGACGGATTTCCTGATGAATTAATTCAAGAACTAGAAGAGAGAACAGGCCGGAAAGTAATTGGGAATAAACCTGCATCAGGAACAGAAATTTTAGATGAATTAGGAAAAGATCATGTTGAATCAGGAGCCCTTATCGTCTATACATCTGCCGATTCAGTATTGCAAATTGCTGCGCATGAGGAAGTTGTGCCAATTGAAGAATTATATGATATTTGTAAACTGGCTAGGGAATTAACTTTGGATGAGAAATATATGGTAGGACGAATCATTGCTCGTCCTTTCGTTGGTGAGCCAGGAAAATGGGAACGCACTTCTAATCGTCATGACTATGCCTTAAAGCCTTTTGGCAGAACAGTTATGAATGAATTAAAAGATAGTGGGTATGACGTAATAGCAATTGGGAAAATTTCAGATATTTACGATAATGAAGGAGTCACAAAATCATTACGGACGATTTCTAATATGGATGGTATGGACAAATTAGTTGATACATTAGCAATGGATTTCAAGGGAATTAGCTTTTTAAACTTAGTTGATTTTGATGCGAAATTTGGACATAGAAGAGATCCAATAGGCTATGGTAAAGCGTTAGAGGAATATGATGCTAGGTTACCTGAAGTACTAGAAGGATTAAAAGAAGATGATTTACTACTTATAACAGCAGATCACGGAAATGATCCAGTACATCACGGAACGGATCATACTCGCGAATATGTGCCATTACTCGCGTACTCTAAGAGATTTTCTAGTGGGAATGATTTAGGTGTACTATCAACGTTTGCGGACCTTGGAGCAACTGTTGCACATAATTTTAATGTTAAAGCACCATTGCTTGGAAAAAGTTTCTTAGATAAAATTACGCTTTCGGAGGATTAA
- the xerD gene encoding site-specific tyrosine recombinase XerD, with amino-acid sequence MNQLLKDFIDYLLIERGLSNHTIDAYTRDLTSYLTYMEKSAKTTNVNEINRMNIMNYLFLLKDSGKSAATIARHISSIRAFHLHLLRENITSNDPTLHIELPKKEKKLPKVLALAEVEALLNQPNGKKTFAQRDKAMLEILYATGLRVSEMVQLDVGNIHLTMGFVHCIGKGNKERIIPLGSLAKQAIETYIQGGRKELLKGKREEALFLNHHGKRLSRQGFWKILKLLAKEAKIEKELTPHTLRHSFATHLLENGADLRAVQEMLGHADISTTQIYTHVSKERLKDLYTAHHPRA; translated from the coding sequence ATGAATCAACTATTAAAAGACTTTATCGATTACCTTTTGATAGAGAGAGGTCTATCTAACCACACAATTGATGCATACACGCGTGATTTAACTAGTTATCTGACATATATGGAGAAGTCTGCAAAAACTACTAATGTAAATGAAATTAATAGAATGAATATAATGAATTATTTATTTCTATTAAAAGATAGTGGGAAATCTGCCGCTACAATTGCGAGACATATTTCTTCAATTAGAGCTTTTCATTTACATTTATTGCGCGAAAATATTACAAGTAATGATCCAACTTTACATATTGAATTACCTAAAAAAGAGAAAAAATTACCTAAAGTGCTCGCATTAGCTGAGGTTGAAGCCCTTTTAAATCAGCCGAATGGGAAAAAAACTTTCGCACAACGTGACAAAGCAATGCTTGAAATTTTATATGCAACAGGCTTACGAGTTTCAGAGATGGTACAACTGGATGTTGGCAATATCCATTTAACTATGGGGTTTGTCCACTGTATAGGAAAAGGGAATAAAGAGAGAATTATTCCACTTGGATCATTAGCTAAGCAAGCAATTGAAACATATATACAGGGTGGTAGAAAAGAGTTATTAAAAGGGAAAAGGGAAGAAGCTCTATTCTTAAACCATCATGGAAAAAGGTTGTCAAGACAAGGCTTCTGGAAAATATTAAAATTGCTTGCTAAAGAAGCAAAAATTGAAAAAGAGCTTACACCTCATACTTTGCGACACTCATTTGCAACGCACTTGTTGGAGAATGGGGCAGACCTAAGAGCGGTACAAGAAATGCTAGGACATGCAGATATATCAACTACGCAAATATATACTCATGTATCTAAGGAAAGATTAAAGGATTTATATACTGCACATCATCCGCGTGCATAA
- the spoIIM gene encoding stage II sporulation protein M, with product MNRNRNFSFQLAKHFQNHAAIYVFTTMLFIIGVIFGAIIVNSLNAQQKHDLFHYLTMFFGQAAEGEFASSNEMFLYSIFHYMKFIGLIWILGLAVIGLPITLVLLFLKGIVVGFTVGFLVNQFGLEGFFLSFVSVMPQNLILIPAFIIVSTGSISFSLRMIKQLMGERTKETLPTQLVKYTVFVIVAGLFIVAAASFEGYISPSLIKFVVNY from the coding sequence ATGAATCGAAATAGAAATTTTAGTTTTCAATTAGCAAAACACTTTCAAAATCACGCTGCAATTTATGTTTTTACTACGATGTTGTTTATTATAGGTGTTATTTTTGGAGCAATTATTGTTAATAGCTTAAATGCACAGCAAAAACATGACTTGTTTCATTATTTAACGATGTTTTTTGGACAAGCAGCAGAAGGAGAATTTGCTAGTTCAAATGAAATGTTCCTTTATAGCATTTTTCATTATATGAAGTTTATTGGTTTAATCTGGATCTTAGGATTAGCTGTAATCGGCTTACCGATTACTTTAGTTCTCTTATTCCTAAAAGGGATTGTCGTTGGGTTTACGGTAGGATTCTTAGTGAATCAATTCGGATTAGAAGGTTTCTTTTTGTCATTTGTCTCGGTGATGCCACAGAATTTAATTTTAATACCAGCTTTTATCATTGTCTCAACAGGATCAATAAGTTTTTCTTTGAGAATGATAAAACAATTAATGGGAGAACGAACAAAAGAAACGCTGCCAACTCAATTAGTAAAGTACACGGTGTTTGTTATTGTAGCAGGTCTTTTCATTGTAGCGGCTGCTTCATTTGAGGGATATATTTCGCCTTCTTTAATCAAATTCGTAGTAAATTATTAG
- the fur gene encoding ferric iron uptake transcriptional regulator, with amino-acid sequence MENRIERIKKQLHSQSYKLTPQREATVRVLLEHEEDHLSAEDVYLLVKEKSPEIGLATVYRTLELLTELKVVDKINFGDGVSRYDLRKEGADHFHHHLVCIECGSVDEIQDDLLGDVEKTVEEQFSFIIKDHRLTFHGICHRCQSNTDEEIPS; translated from the coding sequence ATGGAAAATAGAATTGAACGTATAAAAAAACAACTACATTCTCAAAGCTATAAGCTAACACCTCAACGAGAAGCTACTGTTCGTGTTTTATTAGAACATGAAGAGGATCACTTAAGTGCTGAAGATGTATACCTCCTCGTAAAAGAGAAATCACCTGAAATTGGCTTAGCTACTGTTTATCGCACATTAGAGTTATTAACAGAACTTAAAGTTGTCGATAAGATTAATTTTGGTGATGGGGTATCAAGGTATGATTTGCGTAAAGAAGGTGCAGACCATTTCCACCACCACTTAGTTTGTATCGAATGTGGTTCAGTTGATGAGATTCAAGATGATCTCCTTGGTGATGTTGAGAAAACTGTAGAAGAACAATTTAGTTTTATAATTAAAGATCACAGACTAACATTTCATGGCATTTGCCACCGTTGTCAATCTAATACTGATGAAGAAATACCTTCCTAG